GACGCGGGCGCCGAGGTGCACGTCGTCGCGCCGTACCTGTGCGAGCCGCTGGCCGAGCTGGTCGGCGCCGGACGGGTCACGTGGTCGCCGCGCGACTACACCGCCGGCGACCTCGACGGCGCCTGGCTGGTGCACACCGCGACCGGCGACCCCACGGTCGACGACGCCGTCGCCGCGGCCGCCGACGCCCAGCGCACCTGGTGCGTCCGGGCCGACGACGCCGCGCGCTCGTCCGCGTGGACGCCGGCGGTGGCGCGGGTCGGCGACGTGCTGGTGGCGGTGACGGCGGGCGGCGACCCCCGGCGTGCCGTCCGGCTGCGCAACGCCGTGCAGACCGCGCTGGAGACCGGCGAGCTCCCTCTGCGCCGCACCCGGCCGGACGGACGCGGCCGCGTCGCCCTCGTGGGCGGCGGACCCGGCCACACCGGCCTGATCACCACCCGCGGCCGTCAGCTGCTGGCCGCCGCCGACGTCGTCGTGGTCGACCGGCTGGGGCCGCGCGCGCTGCTGGCCGAGCTGGACGACGACGTCGAGGTCATCGACGTCGGCAAGACCCCCGGCCACCACCCGGTTCCGCAGGACGAGATCAACCGCATCCTGGTCGAGCACGCCCAGGCCGGCAAGCAGGTCGTCCGGCTCAAGGGCGGCGACCCGTTCGTGCTCGGCCGCGGCGGCGAAGAGGTGGCCGCTTGCCGGGCCGCCGGCGTCCCCGTCGAGGTCGTCCCCGGCGTCACCAGCGCGGTCGCCGTGCCGGCGGCCGCCGGGATCCCCGTGACGCACCGCGGGCTGGCCAAGCAGTTCACCGTCGTGTCCGGGCACGAGGGCCTCGACTGGGCCCACCTCGCCGGCACCGAGGGCACGCTGGTCTTCCTCATGGGCGTCAGCCTGCTCGCCGACACCGCCGCCCAGCTCGTCGCGCACGGCATGGACCCGGACACCCCCGCCGCCGTCGTCGAGGACGGCTTCGGCCCGGGCCAGCGGGTGACGACCGCGCCGCTCTCCGGCATCGCGCGGGCGGCCGCCGAGGCGGGCGCCCAGCCGCCCGCCGTCATCGTCGTCGGCGACGTCGCAGCGCTCGCGACCACCCTAGTCACGGCGGATTAGATCCTGTATCTTCGATCGAACGGCCGGTTGCGGGCTGAGTGACCCGCCCGCAGCCGGCCGATTCAGCGCGGTGGACGTCCCCGCGCCCGGCCACGGCGGCGCCGTCGTCGAAGAGCCGCTCGACCTCGGCGGCGCGGTGCGGGACGGCGCGCAGCCGGGCCAGCACGAGGTGCTCGACGAGGTCGTTGAGGGCCTGCTCGACGACGGCCAGCTCGCCCGGGCCGAGGGTGCGGGCGCGGCCGGCCAGCCGGGCCAGCTCCCGCCCGATGATCGCGTCGCTGCGCCGGCGCAGCCGTTCCTCAGTGCCTTGCATGGCTGCCCGCCACCGCGGTGACGCCGTCGTAGCGCAGCCGCAGCATCATCCCCTGCTCGGCGTGCGGCAGGTTGTGGCAGTGATTCATCCAGACGCCCGGGTTGGCCGCCTCGAACGCGACGTCCCACACCTCGCCGGGCCGCACGTCGAAGGTGTCGACCCACAGCGGGCTGCCGGTCGCCGCCCGGCCGTCGCGGGCCAGCACCAGGACGCCGTGGCCGTGCAGGTGCCACGGGTGGGTCTCCAGGCTGCGGTTGACGACGGTGAAGCGGACGAGGTCGCCCTCGGCCACCAGCTGCTCCGGGATGGACGGGTGGCCGCGGCCGTTCACCGTCTGCGCGAACGCCGGACGGCCGTCGACCATCGCCGCGCCGCGGTCCAGCACCATGGTGAAGTGCCGGTCGTAGTCGGTGTCCAGCGTGAACGGGACGTCGTCCGGCCCGCCGTAGTGCAGCGGGTCCAGTTCCGGCCAGCCGCCGGTGTCGGGGACGTCGCCGTCGCCGCCCAGGCGCAGCCGCACCTCGCCGTCCACCGTCAGCGCCACCGGCCGGTCCGGCATCGCGAACGTGACGTCGTACCGGCCGCCCGCGGGCAGCCGCAGCGCCCGCTCGGACGCCTCGCCGGGGTCGTGCACGTCGCGCCCGTCCACCGCGGCCAGCCGGAACGCCGTCCCGGCCAGCCCGAACCGAT
This Jiangella alba DNA region includes the following protein-coding sequences:
- the cobA gene encoding uroporphyrinogen-III C-methyltransferase, producing the protein MYPLQLDVAGRRVVVVGGGPVAARRTAPLADAGAEVHVVAPYLCEPLAELVGAGRVTWSPRDYTAGDLDGAWLVHTATGDPTVDDAVAAAADAQRTWCVRADDAARSSAWTPAVARVGDVLVAVTAGGDPRRAVRLRNAVQTALETGELPLRRTRPDGRGRVALVGGGPGHTGLITTRGRQLLAAADVVVVDRLGPRALLAELDDDVEVIDVGKTPGHHPVPQDEINRILVEHAQAGKQVVRLKGGDPFVLGRGGEEVAACRAAGVPVEVVPGVTSAVAVPAAAGIPVTHRGLAKQFTVVSGHEGLDWAHLAGTEGTLVFLMGVSLLADTAAQLVAHGMDPDTPAAVVEDGFGPGQRVTTAPLSGIARAAAEAGAQPPAVIVVGDVAALATTLVTAD